Proteins found in one Miscanthus floridulus cultivar M001 chromosome 4, ASM1932011v1, whole genome shotgun sequence genomic segment:
- the LOC136547908 gene encoding secreted RxLR effector protein 161-like, with protein MAVVKRVLRYVAGTMHWGVHYHPTKKKTAAPTLLWYSDSNLASDINDRKSTGGLMFFLAGSPVAWQSVKQKVVALSSCEAEYIAAAGATCEGVWLAWLLAELTGDKVITPKLLVDNKSAIALMKNPVHHDRSKHIDIKFHFIRECCDNKLIDVEFVNTELQLSDILTKALGRVRF; from the coding sequence ATGGCGGTGGTGAAGCGCGTGCTGCGCTATGTGGCTGGCACCATGCACTGGGGAGTGCACTATCACCCCACCAAGAAGAAGACTGCTGCGCCCACATTGTTGTGGTACTCCGACAGCAACTTGGCCAGCGACATCAACGATCGCAAGAGCACCGGCGGCTTGATGTTCTTCCTCGCCGGTAGTCCGGTTGCGTGGCAGTCAGTGAAGCAGAAGGTGGTCGCGCTATCATCTTGCGAGGCGGAGTACATCGCGGCCGCAGGAGCTACGTGTGAAGGAGTTTGGCTGGCCTGGTTGCTGGCTGAGCTCACCGGCGACAAGGTGATCACGCCCAAGCTCTTGGTGGACAACAAGTCCGCCATCGCACTCATGAAGAACCCTGTCCATCATGACCGGAGTAAGCACATCGACATCAAATTTCATTTCATCCGAGAGTGCTGCGACAACAAGCTGATAGACGTCGAGTTCGTCAACACCGAGCTGCAGCTGAGCGACATTCTCACGAAGGCGCTCGGCCGTGTTCGTTTCTAG